A stretch of Gemmobacter fulvus DNA encodes these proteins:
- a CDS encoding glycosyltransferase: MTRVDIGVFAHNEAAGIAAMVAQLLAQDLAGLEARILILANGCTDDTVARARAAGQGAIAVVDLPLGGKSRTWNRFVHDLSRSEAEVLIFADADILLPQPDALRQMVAGLQQAPALHVFNSRPVKDIVAQPEGLSVQDRLIAMAGGTLDDWRHAICGQLYAMPAARARAVHLPVGLPVEDGFLRAMVLTDGLTGAEDFSRIDGGTVFHIYASERSIPALIRHQIRIVIGSAINVAVFETIRARPVTERRQMLALAAGHDGWLAGVIRRQLPRWPYGFVPLHFLTKRSGNLLRAPRRLLHPKGLILLLAGFAFDAIVYVGAQIRMARGTGAGHW; encoded by the coding sequence GTGACACGGGTCGATATCGGGGTCTTTGCGCATAACGAGGCGGCAGGTATTGCCGCCATGGTGGCGCAGCTTCTGGCGCAGGATCTGGCGGGGCTGGAGGCGCGGATCCTGATCCTCGCCAATGGCTGCACCGATGACACCGTCGCGCGCGCCCGTGCTGCCGGGCAGGGCGCGATTGCGGTGGTGGATCTGCCACTGGGCGGAAAATCCCGCACCTGGAACCGCTTTGTGCATGATCTGTCGCGCAGCGAGGCCGAGGTGCTGATCTTTGCCGATGCGGATATTCTGCTGCCCCAGCCCGATGCCCTGCGGCAGATGGTGGCCGGGTTGCAGCAGGCCCCGGCGCTGCATGTGTTCAACTCGCGCCCGGTCAAGGACATCGTGGCGCAGCCCGAGGGGCTTTCGGTGCAGGACCGGCTGATTGCCATGGCAGGCGGCACGCTGGATGACTGGCGCCATGCCATCTGCGGCCAGCTTTACGCCATGCCCGCCGCCCGCGCCCGCGCGGTGCATCTGCCGGTGGGGCTGCCGGTGGAGGACGGGTTCCTGCGCGCCATGGTGCTGACCGACGGGCTGACCGGCGCAGAAGATTTCAGCCGGATTGACGGTGGCACTGTGTTTCACATCTATGCGTCGGAACGCAGCATTCCGGCGCTGATCCGGCACCAGATCCGCATCGTGATCGGGTCGGCGATCAATGTGGCGGTATTTGAAACAATCCGCGCCCGGCCCGTGACCGAACGCAGGCAGATGCTGGCGCTTGCGGCGGGTCATGACGGCTGGCTGGCTGGGGTGATCCGCCGCCAGTTGCCGCGCTGGCCCTATGGATTCGTGCCGCTGCATTTTCTGACCAAACGCAGCGGGAATCTGCTGCGCGCACCGCGCCGTCTGTTGCACCCCAAGGGCCTGATCCTGCTGCTGGCAGGCTTTGCCTTTGATGCGATTGTCTATGTTGGCGCACAAATCCGCATGGCGCGGGGCACCGGAGCGGGGCATTGGTAA